A single region of the Oncorhynchus keta strain PuntledgeMale-10-30-2019 chromosome 37, Oket_V2, whole genome shotgun sequence genome encodes:
- the LOC118376008 gene encoding gamma-crystallin M3-like produces the protein MTRIIFYEDRNFQGRSYETSSDCPDLNMYLNRCQSVRVEMGCFVIYDRSNFMGNQMFLKRGEYSDFQRMGSVMGMGDMTMLESIRSCRMIPMHRGQFRMRLYEKESFGGQMHELMEDCDSIQERFRMSEMQSCNVMDGHWLMYEQPHFRGRMMYVRPGEYRSIRDMGMSTMMRVRSIRRIMDACEGQRH, from the exons ATGACCAGG ATCATCTTCTATGAGGACAGGAACTTCCAGGGTCGCAGCTATGAGACCAGCAGCGACTGCCCCGACCTCAACATGTACCTAAACCGCTGCCAGTCGGTCAGGGTGGAAATGGGCTGCTTCGTCATCTACGACCGCTCCAACTTCATGGGCAACCAGATGTTCCTGAAGAGGGGCGAGTACTCCGACTTCCAGCGTATGGGCTCCGTGATGGGCATGGGGGATATGACCATGCTGGAGTCCATCCGTTCCTGCCGCATGATCCCAATG CACCGGGGACAGTTCAGAATGAGGCTGTACGAGAAGGAGAGCTTCGGAGGCCAGATGCACGAGCTGATGGAAGACTGTGACTCCATCCAGGAGCGCTTCCGCATGTCCGAGATGCAGTCCTGCAACGTGATGGACGGACACTGGCTCATGTACGAGCAGCCCCACTTCAGAGGCAGGATGATGTACGTGAGGCCTGGAGAGTACAGGAGTATCAGAGACATGGGCATGAGCACCATGATGAGAGTTCGCTCCATCAGAAGGATCATGGATGCCTGTGAGGGTCAGCGGCATTGA
- the LOC118376010 gene encoding gamma-crystallin M3-like yields the protein MTMGKIIFYEDKNFQGRSYETSNDCAEVTSYLSRCNSCRVESGCFMVYERPNFMGHQMMVRRGEYPDNQRLMGMTMSDCIRSCRNIPSYRGQFRMRMYERENFGGQMHELMDDCDSIQDRYRMSDCQSCNVMEGHWLMYEQPHFRGRQMYVRPGEYRNLREMGNSSMNRFMSIRRITDSC from the exons ATGACCATGGGCAAG ATCATCTTCTACGAGGACAAGAACTTCCAGGGTCGTTCCTATGAGACCAGCAACGACTGCGCTGAGGTCACCTCCTACCTGAGCAGGTGCAACTCCTGCAGGGTGGAGAGCGGCTGCTTCATGGTCTATGAGCGCCCCAACTTCATGGGTCACCAGATGATGGTTAGGAGAGGAGAGTACCCCGACAACCAGCGCCTGATGGGTATGACCATGAGCGACTGCATCAGGTCCTGTCGTAACATCCCCAGT TATAGGGGCCAGTTCAGAATGAGGATGTATGAGAGGGAGAACTTCGGAGGCCAGATGCACGAGCTGATGGACGACTGTGACTCCATCCAGGATCGTTACCGCATGTCCGACTGCCAGTCCTGCAACGTGATGGAGGGCCACTGGCTCATGTACGAGCAGCCCCACTTCAGAGGCAGGCAGATGTACGTGAGGCCTGGAGAGTACAGGAACCTCAGAGAGATGGGAAACAGCTCCATGAATAGATTCATGTCGATTAGACGTATCACTGATTCCTGTTAA
- the LOC118376013 gene encoding gamma-crystallin M3-like has protein sequence MAKIIFYEDRNFQGRSYETSSDCPELTSYLSRCNSCKVESGCFMVYDRSNFQGNQYFVRRGEYGDYQRMGMSDSVRSCRMIPMHKGQFRMQVYERENFGGQMHEMMDDCDSIQERYRMSDCQSCNVMEGHWLMYEQPHFRGRQMYVRPGEYRNLREMGNSSVNRYTSMRRVLDSCESQHH, from the exons ATGGCCAAG ATCATCTTCTACGAGGACAGGAACTTCCAGGGTCGTTCCTATGAGACCAGCTCAGACTGCCCTGAGTTGACCTCCTACCTGAGCAGGTGCAACTCCTGCAAGGTGGAGAGCGGCTGCTTCATGGTGTATGACCGCTCCAACTTCCAGGGAAACCAGTACtttgtgaggagaggagagtatggTGACTACCAGCGTATGGGCATGTCTGACTCCGTTCGCTCTTGCCGTATGATCCCCATG CACAAAGGACAGTTCAGGATGCAGGTCTATGAGAGAGAGAACTTTGGGGGTCAGATGCACGAGATGATGGACGACTGTGACTCCATCCAGGAGCGTTACCGCATGTCCGACTGCCAGTCCTGCAACGTGATGGAGGGCCACTGGCTCATGTACGAGCAGCCCCACTTCAGAGGCAGGCAGATGTACGTGAGGCCTGGAGAGTACAGGAACCTCAGAGAGATGGGAAACAGCTCCGTGAACAGATACACCTCCATGAGACGTGTCCTGGATTCCTGCGAGAGCCAGCATCATTGA
- the LOC118376011 gene encoding gamma-crystallin M2-like isoform X1: protein MEKLHAVLAITFYEENHFQGRCYECSTDCADLHSYFSRCNSARVESGAWVLYEKPNYKGYQYILSPGEYTDNQQWMGFNDSVKSCRAIKNVYGNVWKLRLYERPDFGGQMVEWAEDCPSVYEAFKFREVYSCMVTHGAWAFYELPNYRGRQYFLERREYPRHTDWSAATAAVGSFRRITEF from the exons ATGGAAAAGCTGCATGCAGTACTTGCG ATCACATTCTACGAGGAAAATCATTTCCAGGGCCGCTGCTATGAGTGCAGCACCGACTGTGCCGACCTGCACTCCTACTTCAGCCGCTGCAACTCGGCGAGGGTGGAGAGCGGGGCCTGGGTGCTTTATGAGAAACCCAACTACAAGGGCTACCAATACATCCTGAGCCCAGGGGAGTACACAGACAACCAGCAATGGATGGGATTCAACGATAGCGTCAAGTCCTGCCGCGCCATCAAAAAC GTGTATGGCAACGTGTGGAAGCTGAGGCTGTACGAGAGGCCAGACTTCGGCGGTCAGATGGTGGAGTGGGCCGAGGACTGCCCCTCGGTCTACGAGGCCTTTAAGTTCCGTGAGGTGTACTCGTGCATGGTGACCCACGGCGCCTGGGCCTTCTACGAGCTGCCGAACTACAGGGGACGCCAGTACTTCCTGGAACGCCGGGAGTACCCCCGCCACACAGACTGGAGCGCCGCCACTGCCGCCGTGGGCTCCTTCCGCAGGATCACCGAGTTCTAG
- the LOC118376011 gene encoding gamma-crystallin M2-like isoform X2 produces MVKITFYEENHFQGRCYECSTDCADLHSYFSRCNSARVESGAWVLYEKPNYKGYQYILSPGEYTDNQQWMGFNDSVKSCRAIKNVYGNVWKLRLYERPDFGGQMVEWAEDCPSVYEAFKFREVYSCMVTHGAWAFYELPNYRGRQYFLERREYPRHTDWSAATAAVGSFRRITEF; encoded by the exons ATGGTGAAG ATCACATTCTACGAGGAAAATCATTTCCAGGGCCGCTGCTATGAGTGCAGCACCGACTGTGCCGACCTGCACTCCTACTTCAGCCGCTGCAACTCGGCGAGGGTGGAGAGCGGGGCCTGGGTGCTTTATGAGAAACCCAACTACAAGGGCTACCAATACATCCTGAGCCCAGGGGAGTACACAGACAACCAGCAATGGATGGGATTCAACGATAGCGTCAAGTCCTGCCGCGCCATCAAAAAC GTGTATGGCAACGTGTGGAAGCTGAGGCTGTACGAGAGGCCAGACTTCGGCGGTCAGATGGTGGAGTGGGCCGAGGACTGCCCCTCGGTCTACGAGGCCTTTAAGTTCCGTGAGGTGTACTCGTGCATGGTGACCCACGGCGCCTGGGCCTTCTACGAGCTGCCGAACTACAGGGGACGCCAGTACTTCCTGGAACGCCGGGAGTACCCCCGCCACACAGACTGGAGCGCCGCCACTGCCGCCGTGGGCTCCTTCCGCAGGATCACCGAGTTCTAG
- the LOC127916619 gene encoding gamma-crystallin M2-like: protein MDRMQGKIFFYEDRNFQGLHYECSSDCPELSSHFSRCNSIRVESGAWVVYERPNYMGSQYILTRGEYPDYQRWMGYNDTIRSCRTIRHTTGMHRIRVYERPDFAGQMIEFSEDSPNLSERFLHPEVHSANVLDGAWVFYEHPNYRGRQHLLERGEYSRHTEWGGMQANVGSLRRVQDF from the exons ATGGACCGCAtgcaggggaag ATCTTCTTCTACGAGGACCGGAACTTCCAGGGCCTCCACTATGAGTGCAGCAGCGACTGCCCCGAACTGAGCTCTCATTTCAGCCGCTGCAACTCCATCAGGGTGGAGAGTGGTGCCTGGGTGGTCTATGAGAGGCCCAACTACATGGGCTCTCAGTACATCCTGACCAGGGGAGAGTACCCCGACTACCAGCGCTGGATGGGCTACAACGACACTATCAGGTCCTGCCGGACTATCAGACAT ACCACTGGCATGCACAGGATCCGCGTGTACGAGCGCCCTGACTTTGCCGGTCAGATGATTGAGTTCAGTGAGGACAGCCCCAACCTGTCTGAGCGTTTCCTCCACCCCGAGGTGCACTCTGCCAATGTGCTGGACGGCGCCTGGGTCTTCTACGAGCACCCCAACTACAGGGGGCGCCAGCACCTGCTGGAGAGGGGCGAGTACAGCCGCCACACCGAGTGGGGGGGCATGCAGGCCAACGTGGGCTCCCTCCGCCGCGTCCAGGACTTTTAG